TTTAAAAACTCAAATAAGTAGTGGGAAAAATTCGGTTGGATTTTTAAATAAGCTTTATAAAAGTAATATGTTTGGCTCTAAAGTTTTAGTTCATTATCCAGGAGAGTTGAATAAAAGTAATGAGCAAAAAATTGCAGCAAAGCTTGAAAGGTATTCAGCAACACAAGGATCAGGAAAGTTTATTCCTGTACCAGCAGGATTCCAAGCACAACTGTTAGACATGAAACTAGCAGATGCACAGTTTTTTGAAAACAATAGAGTTTCAGCATTACAGTTAGCAGCAGCATTTGGAATAAAGCCAAATATAATTAATGATTACACAAAGTCTAGCTATTCAAATTCAGAAACTCAGCAAGTTGATTTCTATGTAAATAGCTTGCAACCATTATTTAAAGCGTATGAACAAGAGATAAGTTATAAGATTTTGACTGAGAGCGATATAAAAAAAGGATTTAGATTAGAAATTAATGAGAAAATTTTATTTAAAATGGACAATAAAACCCAAGCGGAAGTTTATAGTAAATATCTAACTAATTTTGCTATGACACCAAATGAAGTAAGAGAAGACTTAAATCTTCCATATATAGATGGCGGAGATACTTTGTTAGGAAATGGCTCTACAATAAATTTAAATAATATAGGAAGTCAATATAACAATAAAGGAGGGGGTGAATAAATGCCAGTATTGAATTTAGACAAAGGAAAGTTGGAAGTTAAAAATAAAGCTGAAAATGTAGCGGAATTAATTATTTTTGGAGAGATTGCATCAAGTAGGTGGTCAAATAGTGATGTTATACCATCCGATGTAAATAATCTATTGAGTGAAATTGGAGAAGGTGATGCTTTAGATATTTATATCAATTCTCCTGGTGGAAGTGTCTTTGCTGGAATTGCTATATACAATATGTTAGCAAGACATAAAGGGCATAAAAGAGTTTTTGTAGAAGGGTATGCTGCATCAATAGCTTCAGTAATAGCAATGGCAGGAGATGAGATTATAGTTCCTGAAAATGCCTATTTAATGATTCATAAAGCTTGGGGATTAGCAATAGGTAATGCTGACGATTTAAGAGAACAAGCGGATTTGTACGAGAGGTTTGATACCACAATAGCGAATGCATATATGACAAAAGCTAAAGATGGAAAAACATTTGATGAGTTCTTAGAACTTATGAAAGCAGAGACTTGGTTTGATGGTTTTACAGCTCAAGATTATTTTAATGTTACTTCAACAGAAGCTGTTGATATAGCAGCTTTTTTAGATGGAGAGTTGTGTAAGAACTATAAAATTCCTCAAAATCTTTTAATGAATAATATAAAAGCTAAAGATGAAAAGGAAACAGATATTCAAAAGGATTTCGGAAGTTTCGAAATAGAGTTAGCAAAAGCAAAATTAAATTTATTAATAAACTTATAGGAGGTCGTAATGACAAAATTACAACAAATGCAACAAGAGATGTTTAACTTAAAAGCTGAAGCAAAGAATATTATAGAGAAGGTTGGAGTGACAGAAGCAGAAATAAAAGAAGTTACAAATAAGATATCAGAGCTTCAAGCTAAGATTAATTTACAAAAAGAATTGGATAATCCACAAACAGAACCTGAAAATAGAAGTGGACAACAGCTACCAAGAGGAAATTTAGATGGTGAAGATGTAGAACCTGAAGCAAGATATGGTGAAGCGTTCTATAATTCTCTAAGAGGAAGAGCTTCAAATGAAGATAGAGAGATTCTGGAAGCTAGAAATTTAAGTTCTGGAATAGGTGAAGATGGAGGATGTTTAATTCCAGTAGACCAGCAAACTGAGATTAATGAACTAAAAAGAACATTTACTCCTTTAAGAAATTTAGTAACAGTTGAATCTGTTAGAACTTTAACTGGATCGAGAGTATTAGAAAAAGATGCAGAACATACACCGCTTGAAAAGTTTACTGAAACAGATGAGGATGGAATTAAAGAAACTACAGCACCTAAATTTGTACCAGTAACATATAAAATAGAAAACTATGGAGGTATTTTACCAATTCCAAGAACTTTATTACAAGACCAAACAGCAAATTTAAGAGGGTATTTAAATAGATGGTTAGCTAAAAAGGCTGTAGCAACAGAAAACACTTTAATAATTTCAGTTTTAAATACATTAAGTAAAATTTTAATTTCAACAATTGATGATGTTAAAGATGTTATGGATGTAAAATTAGACCCATCTATTTCAGCAATAGCTAAAGTAGTAACTAACCAAGATGGTTTTAACTATCTAAATAAACTTAAAGATTCTCAAGGGAATTATTTATTAGAAAAGGACCCGAAAGCTCCAACTAAAAAATTATTAAATGGAAGAGAAATTATTGTGCTATCAAATAGAATATTAGCTTCAGCAGGAACAACTGATAAAAAAGCTCCTTTAATAATTGGATCATTAACAGATGCAATCGTGTTATTTGATAGAGAAACTATTGAATTAAAATCTACTGATGTTGGTGGAGATGCTTTCAAGAAAAATAGAATTGATATGAGAGCTATTATGAGATTGGATGTTAAGAAATTTGATTCATCATCAGTTGTGTATGGGGAAATACCAATATCAGGAGTAGCATCAATGAGTTTTAAAGAAAGTGTTGAGAATAAAGATCAGGAAAATGAAAAATAGGAGGCTCATATGGTTGATAAAGCTAGAGCTAAGGAGTACCTAAGAATAGATGAAGAAGATGAAGATAATTTTATTGAAATGTGCATAGAGTTTAGTAAAGAGGAGATAGAAAATTCCACTGGAGTCACTTTTGATTCTGGTGGAGAAAGTAAAACATATGAAATGGCACAACTTATAATTATAACTGATAGATATGAAAATAGAGGTTCTCAAGATTTAGAGTTTAAGCCAAATAACATGCTTTCTTGTTTATATACAAAGTTGAAATATGGTGATTATAATGTCCAATCTTAGCAGTAGATTAAAAAATAGAATAGGTATTTATAAAAAAGAACATGTAAATGGAAAACTTGGAAAAACTTATGAAGATATTCTTGTAAAAAAAGTTTGGGCTGAGATTAAGTTTCAAAGTGGAAATATAGTAAATGGAGAGGGAGAAACAGAAGCTAATAATACAAGGTTTAAAATAAGGATTAGAAAAACTCAGATTAAATCAGATTATCATATTGTATATAAAGGGCTAGTTTATGAAATAGAATATATTTATCCAGATTTTAAGAAGAATAGTTTTATGGATATAATGGCAAAGCTACGAACGGAGTGATAGTATGAGCTTAGATCAATTATCTAAAGATTTATTAAAGTTGGCCAATGGAATTAAAGATGGAAAAGAAACGAAAAAGTTTTTAAAAAAAGAAGGTGTAAAATTAAAAAATAAAACAATTTCTGTTGCAAAGAGTAGAGTTAAAAAGAAAACTGGAAATTATATAAAAGGTATAAAATCAGGGAAAGTTTATGAATATAAAGGAGCATATGCATGTAGAACGTATTCCACAGCTCCTCATGCTCATTTAATAGAGTATGGACATATAAAGAAAGATAGAACAGGGAAAGAGCATGGATTTCAAAGAGGTTACCATGTATTTACAACTGCAAAGAAAGATTTTGAGGATGAGTTTGAGAGTGATGCAGAAAAATTTTTAGATAATCTTTTAATAAATAATGGATTTAAGTAGGTGAAGAGTGACAGAGTTTATTGATATTCAAGCTTCAATTGTAGAAAAATTAAGAGAGTATGCACCAGATATAGATACAATTAGCTCAGATATAGAGGAAGGATTTAAAAGGCCATGTTTTTATATAGATATGCTAGATACTGATATCAACGATTTAGGAAATAATTTTCAAGAGATAGAGATTGAATTTGATGTTTTATATTTTCCAGAGCATCAAAAGAAAAATCAAGAAGAGTTATTAAAAATGAGAGATATTTTAACAAAAGCATTCGTAAGAAATAAAAGTATTAAAATAGCTGATGATTTAATAACTGAAGCTGAGAATGTTAAGTTATTTGAAGTGGATAAGATTTTACATTGTACATTTAATGTATTTATAGCAGAAGAATATGAGAGAGAGTATGAAGAGAACATGGAAGACTTGAAATTTAAGGAGGAGATTAATGGCAACGAATAATGGACTGCCAAAGTTGAGTATAGAGTTTAAAGGATTGGGAGTTTCAGCAATAGCTAGAGGAGAAAAAGGTTATGCTGTTTTAATAGTAGAGGATGATACACCTGGAATCCAAAAGCAAAAATACACAACAATAAGTGATTTTGGAAGTGATGAACAAAAGAAGTTTGATCCAGAGAATGTTCTTTTTATAAAAGATGCACTGGAGGGAGCTCCATTAGCTCTTTATGTTTTTAAATTAGGAACCGATGGAACTTTTGCTGATTTATTAAATAAAATAAAAGGAATAATTCCAAGAAATTCTTGGATTACAGTACAAACATCAATTAGTGAAAATCAAAATGATTTAGTAACTTTTGTGAAAGGAGAGAACAAAAATAATAAAAAAAGATATAAGGCTATGGCATATAAAGTTACTACTGCTGACTCTATGCATGTTGTTAATCAAACTAATGAAGAAGTTGAATTTAATGATGATAGAGGAATAAAAAGTGGAGAATATGCATTATCGTATTTACTTGGATTCTATGCAGGTTTATCTATGATGATGTCAGGAATAGCTAAACCCTTGAAGTTTAAAAGTGTAAAAGAACCAGAAGACCTTGAAGAAGCTATTTCAAATGGAGAACATGTACTATTTAACGATGAGGGCGAAGTGAGGATAGCTAGAGCGGTAAATTCGCTTGTAACAACTGGAGAGGGCGTTACAGAGGAAATGACACATATAAATACAGTAGAAAAAATGGATTTAATATTTTGTGATATATATAAAGCTTGGAATAATAGTTATAAAGGGAAATATCCAAATATTTTAGATAATCAAATGCTGTTAATATCATCAATAAATGGATACTTTAAATCTTTAGCTAAAGATAAAATATTAGATCCTAATTTTGATAATAAATCAATGATAGATATAGAAGAGCAAAGATTAGCTAACTATTCAAAATGGGGAGAAGAAACAGTTAACTCTTGGGATGATTCGTATGCTATGAAAATGACTGTAGGAACAAAAGTATTTTTAAAAGGAAATATAAAGATAACAGGAATTATGGAAGATTTCTTCTTCGATATATTCATGTAGGGAGGAGAATAAGTGGCAAATCCTAGAAAGAATGATTATTTTAATGGAAATAAAGGGAAGCTTTGGGTTAATGGAGAGGAAGTAGTGACAGTAACAAAATCTAAAGCTGTAAGAAAGAATAAGTATGAAGAGATTCCAGCTCCAACAGGTGATGGAACGGTAAGAGTTAAAGTTGGAGAAACTATTGAATTCTCAGGAACATTTAAATTTTTAGGTTCAGAAAATTTAGATGCTTTTAATGAAAGTGAAGATATATCTTTAATTTTAGCAAATACGAATATTTCAGGAAAAATAACGAAAAGATTAAAATTAGATGGAGTAACATTTGATGAAGAGGTTCTAATAGATTTTGAAAAGAATAAAGTTGCAGAGATAGAACTTAGTGGCCAAGCAGAAACAATGGAATGGTTACAAGAAAAATAAAATAGAAAAGGCTCCTCATTTAGTAGGAGCTTTTCTTTAAAGGAGAGGGATATGGAAAATAAACAACCTATAACATTACAAGAATTTTTAGATAAAGTTGAAGAGAATGAAAGTAAAAAAGTAAAAATAACACATATTGAAGTAGATGGGTTTGGATTAGTTGAATTTGTAAGACCTCGTGAAGGTGTCTTGTTAGATTATTTAAACGATATGATAAAAGCTATAGATATGACAAAAGAAAAAACGTTTGAAGAGAACGAAGAAGATGAAGTGGATTTCGGAACTTCCGAAATTGAAGAGGTAAAAGAAAATAAAACTAGATTGAAGATAGAAAAAGAAAATTCAAAAGTTGATATGAAATTATTGGTTAAAGCTTCTGAAAAACTAGTTTACTTATGTTGTCCAACTATGCAAGCCAAAGAAGTAAGAAGTAGATTTAAATCAATTTCACCGTATGAGATACCTACGCAAATATTGGGGGTTAATGGAGTTAATAGTTTAGCACAAAAATTGAGTAATGTATTTGATGGAATTAAGATTCAAGAAAAGGTAAATAAAACAATAAAAAACTAATAGGAGGTAGTAAGGAGTATGGTGAGTTATTTTGGATATCTTACTACCTACAGAAAGGCCATAGGTTAGACTATTTATTAAACCTTGATTATGAAGAACAGGTATTTTTTAAACAAAGTATGGAGAAAATGAATGAGGAACAAGTTTTCTATGATTATAAAAAAATGGAAGACTTTTTAAATGCTTTAGGAGGTGAGAAAAATAGGGGATAGAGTTATTAATACCATACTAACTTTAAGAGATAGTATCTCAGGACCGTTAAAAGCTGTTTCAAAAGCAACAGAACTAGCAAATAGCCACTTAGAAGGAGCTAAAGAACTAGTTAAAAAGTATGAAGGAACAATAGCTAACGCAAATCAACATATAGATTCAGCAAAAGCAAGAATAGCAAATTTATCTAAAGAGTATTCTAGTAATTCTAAACAAATAGAAAAGTTAAAATCAGAAACAGAAAAATATGAAAAATCTATTGCAGGAGCAAAAGATAAAGCGCAAGAGTATGGAAAAGGCTTAGAAAATACAAAATTAAAATTGAAACAGCTTCAGTCAGCACAAGAAGCAACAAACAAAGCTTTAGAGGAAGCAAATAAAACTGGGAATAAATCAACTTTAAAAAAGTTAGAAAAAGAATATTCTCAAATTTCTAAAGAGATAGAGAAAGCTAAATCAGAAGTTGAGAAATATACTAAAAGCTCAAAAGTAACAGAGGAACAGATACAAAGCTATAATAAAAGATTGGAAGTAGCTAAAAGTCAGCTTCATAGTTTAGAGAAAGCACAAGAGTCAAATACCAAAGCTGTTGAAACTGCAAGAAAAGTTATAGTAGATTACGAAAAGGTAATTACTCAAAATAATGGTCCACTAAATACAGCTCGAGCTAAAATGAGAGAATATGGAAAATCATTTGCTGAAATTAGTAAAAGAGCAGAAGAGGGAAAGAAAAAGATTTTAGAGTGGGGAAAAGCTTTTGTTGAAACAGGAGATAAAATTGTAAAAAGAGCAATACAAGCAACAGGAGCAGTGGCAACTTTAGTAGGTGGATTTGCTGTTAAAGAAGGGTTTGGAGAGGCCATGAACATGGAAGGTTATAAAATGCAACTTGAAACAGCAACGAAATCTACACAAAAAGCAGGAGAGTTAATGTCGAATGCAATAAAGTTTGCAAACAGTACTCCTTTTGAAACAGGAGAAGTTGTAGAGTCTACAGCTAAGATGGAAGCTTATGGAATCTCTTCTAAAAGATGGTTGAAAGATGTAGCAGATATGGCTGGAGCAACCAATAAATCAATTGATCAAGCAACTGAAGCTATGGCAGATGGTGTTATGGGTGAGTTTGAAAGATTAAAAGAATTTGGAATAAAAAAGGAGCAGTTGATAGAAGCAGCAGCTTTAAAGTATGGAAAAAATATTGTTTTTAATAAAAGAGGGCAAGTAAAAGATGAGGCAAAACTTCAGGATATTTTACAGTCTGAAATGCAAAAAAAGTTTGCTGGAGGAGCCGAGAAACAAGCTAAAACTTTAAAAGGACTATGGTCAACAGTAACAGGAGTTACAAAATCCTCTTTAGCTAAAGTAGTAGGAATGACTGAAGAGGGAACAATTAAGCAAGGTAGCCTTTATATGAAGTTAAAAGAGCAAGTTGAAAGAGTTGTAGGAGTTTTAAATAAATGGCAAGCGGATGGAACAATAGATAAAATAGCTGAAAGAGTAACAAAAGCGGTCGAAAATATGATTGTATTTTTTTCAGAATTATTTAATTTTATAAAAAAATATAGAGCAATAATTGAAACAGTTTTAGTTTTTATCTCAACTTTGTATTTAGTTACAAAAGCAATAGCAATATTAAAAGTGGCGTTAACAACCTTATCTGTTGTTTTAGGAGTGTTAAATGGAACAATAGCTTTATCTCCAATAGGATTAATAACGTTAGCAATAGCTGGATTAGTTGCGATTTGTTATTTACTTTGGAACCATTTAGATGCAGTTATAAATATGTTTAAAGGTATATTTAGTTGGATAAAAAAAACTTCAGATTATTTAGTCCCTTTAAGTTTTGCGTTTGCTATATTGGTTGGACCGATAGGTTGGGTAATAACAATTGTTTTAGTTTTAATTCAGCACTTTGATAAATTGAAAAAAATAGTACTATCAATACCTGGAATATTAAGTGAATTAAAAAAAGGGGTGTTAGATAGTTATGAGACTTTTTTAAAGTGGATCACTGGATTGAAAGAAACTTTTTTATCTTTAGATGAAGTTAAAAATGCAATTAAATTTGTGAAAACAGCAGGTCAAACATTGGTAGAATGGATAAGTTTTATAATATCGAGTTTTCAAAATTTTTATAGTTGGATAAAAATAATACTAGATGGTATAGGTGATTTTGCATTTTTACTAGGAGGTCCAATAGCTCCATTATTAGCATTGATTCAACATTTTGACAAACTAAAAGAAGCAGGAGAGAAAGCTTTTAATATTATAAATAAGGTATTTGGTTCTAAAAACAAAGATACAGATATTTCTATATCAGAGAATAAGAATGTTAAGAGTAAGTTAGAAGCTGTTGAAAGTTTGAAATTAGATATTCCTGGTGGAGTGGGAGGAATGAATTTTCCAGAATTAAAAGAGATGTCAAAGTCAGAACCTAATTTTGGTCAAGATAAAAAATATAGTCAATCTAAAGATGCAGGTAAAACTAATTCAACAGAAACTAAAATAAATGTAGTTATAAAAGGTGATGTTTATGGATTCAATGATTTCAAAGAAAAGGTTGCAGAGGCGGTTATAAAAATAGCAAATCCTAATATGTCAAATATGGTGAGGTAAAAATGATTTCTAATGTAGTTAATTACATATTAAAGGGAATGGAAATATATTTTTCTGTAGATAATAATAAAGAGATATTTAGACTTCCATATGTCCCTCCAGATGTTGAATTTGAATCACCACTAGATTTTGAAGTCTTTGAAACCACAAGTGGAAAGCTTTTAACTTTAATTGGAGAAACAGGACTAAAAACTTTAACAATAGATAGCTTTTTTCCTTCTAAATTTTATGGTTGGTTAGGAAATATAACTTTAGCACCATTGTGCATAGATTTTTTTGAAAGAAACAGAAATAAAAAATTAAGGATAGTTATAGTCAGCTTATCGATAAGAGAAAATATGGAATGCATAATCACAGATTTTAAATACAGTAAAAAGCACAATGGAGACATAAAATATAGTATTTCTATTCAAGAATATATAGACCCTAATAAGATTGGAGGAAGTGGTGCATAAATTAAAATTGATTCAAGGAGAAAAAGTTACAGATATAACAAATATGGCTGGTGGTATAAGTTTTACTACCAGCATAGATACATTAGGAGCATCTTTTGAATTTAATATGCCTAGAAGCTTTAAAGATTTAAGTTATGCTCTAACTGAAACAATAAAAACAGGAGATATTATTAAATTTCAAAATGAAAAAACTTTATTTACAGGAGTAATTATAGATATAGATACTCTTAAATTTTCAAAAGAAATAAAATGTTTTGATTTTTATTTTTACTTAAATAAAAATAAGATTATAAAGCAGTTTAATAATTTGAATGCATCAGCTTGTATAGAAAATTTATTGAAAAGCATAGGAGCGAAAGTAGGAAGTATAATAAGTATAGCTACTTCGATTGATAAAATATATAAAAATAATACTGTAGCAGAAATAATAGATGATATTCTAAAAATTGTAAATGAAGAGACAGGTAAAAGATACCTTTTAGAGATTGAAGATACAACATTTAGTTTGGTTTCATATAAAAAGATAAAAGTTCAAGTGACTAAAAATATTTTTGGAATGCCAACTTTAACAGAGAGTATGGCAGATATGAAAAACATTGTATTGGTAGTTTCTAATGACTCAGAAGATGAAAGTATTTATGCAAAGGCTGAAGATAAAGAAAGTATAAAAAAATATGGAATGCTTCAAGAGATAATAGAAGTTGATCCTGATAAAGATGATATTTCAAAAGTTAGAAATATAGCAAATACAAAATTAAAAGAATTGAATAGAGTTTTAACAACTTCAAGTTTGAGTGTTTTAGGAAATGATGAATTAAAAGCTGGAAGGCTTTTAGATGTTGAGATTAAAGAGTTTGCAATAAAAGAGGAGTTTTTAATAAAAAGTTGTACTCATACATTTCCTAAAGGGAATCACATTTGTAGTTTAGAGCTGGAGGTGGATTGATGAATTATCAATTGATGTTAGCTAAAATGTTTAAAGCAAATGAAAATAAAGAGATTGAATTTGAAGCTTGTATTGGAAAAGTTATTAAAGCTCCTCCAGAGACAACAATAAGTATTTGGGATGGACAAGTTATTCTGTATCCACATCAATTATATATGAATGATAGATTGTATGATGACTATATAAGAAAATTTGATATAGATGGAGAGATAACAGAAATAACGATACAAACGGCATCGAGTAATGTAGATGCAGGACCAGGTCCTCATAAGCATAATCATGGAACAATAGAGGGAAAAGGAAAGTATAAGGCTGTAGGAACAATTATAAATACGGATACACTTATAGTTGGGGATTATGTAAAGGTAGTTCCAACAGAAAAAGGACAGAAGTGGTTTATTGATTCCAAGTATAGGAAGGTGAAAGAATGAGTATTTTTCCTATATTTAATGAAGTTTTAGATGTTAAAGAAGAGAGTCAGAAAAATGGAAGGAAAGAGATCTTATTTGATTTTAAAGCTAAAAAGGTTGTTATCGTTGATGGAAAAACAAAAGAAGCAACTGAAGTTGAGCAAGTTCGTCAATGGATTCAACTTTTGATATTAACTCAAGTAGATAAATATAAAGTG
The Cetobacterium sp. ZOR0034 DNA segment above includes these coding regions:
- a CDS encoding phage portal protein — translated: MKIIDKIKNIVKSEKSNEKEEGLSLEEVGDFFHSYGIDVESIDRSSDLSETIYYICLKHLSETMSKMPWELRALTIKKGKEKVLDSNIDRLLNLRPNPYMTAATFWGTVEINKLHHGNAYIYIEADRNGFPKHLWLLPSAQVKIWIDNKGVFGRLNSIWYIWTDSRTGKRYSFEMNEIIHLKTHVSFDGLSGVATRDILKTQISSGKNSVGFLNKLYKSNMFGSKVLVHYPGELNKSNEQKIAAKLERYSATQGSGKFIPVPAGFQAQLLDMKLADAQFFENNRVSALQLAAAFGIKPNIINDYTKSSYSNSETQQVDFYVNSLQPLFKAYEQEISYKILTESDIKKGFRLEINEKILFKMDNKTQAEVYSKYLTNFAMTPNEVREDLNLPYIDGGDTLLGNGSTINLNNIGSQYNNKGGGE
- a CDS encoding head maturation protease, ClpP-related, which encodes MPVLNLDKGKLEVKNKAENVAELIIFGEIASSRWSNSDVIPSDVNNLLSEIGEGDALDIYINSPGGSVFAGIAIYNMLARHKGHKRVFVEGYAASIASVIAMAGDEIIVPENAYLMIHKAWGLAIGNADDLREQADLYERFDTTIANAYMTKAKDGKTFDEFLELMKAETWFDGFTAQDYFNVTSTEAVDIAAFLDGELCKNYKIPQNLLMNNIKAKDEKETDIQKDFGSFEIELAKAKLNLLINL
- a CDS encoding phage major capsid protein, with translation MTKLQQMQQEMFNLKAEAKNIIEKVGVTEAEIKEVTNKISELQAKINLQKELDNPQTEPENRSGQQLPRGNLDGEDVEPEARYGEAFYNSLRGRASNEDREILEARNLSSGIGEDGGCLIPVDQQTEINELKRTFTPLRNLVTVESVRTLTGSRVLEKDAEHTPLEKFTETDEDGIKETTAPKFVPVTYKIENYGGILPIPRTLLQDQTANLRGYLNRWLAKKAVATENTLIISVLNTLSKILISTIDDVKDVMDVKLDPSISAIAKVVTNQDGFNYLNKLKDSQGNYLLEKDPKAPTKKLLNGREIIVLSNRILASAGTTDKKAPLIIGSLTDAIVLFDRETIELKSTDVGGDAFKKNRIDMRAIMRLDVKKFDSSSVVYGEIPISGVASMSFKESVENKDQENEK
- a CDS encoding head-tail connector protein, which produces MVDKARAKEYLRIDEEDEDNFIEMCIEFSKEEIENSTGVTFDSGGESKTYEMAQLIIITDRYENRGSQDLEFKPNNMLSCLYTKLKYGDYNVQS
- a CDS encoding phage head closure protein, whose amino-acid sequence is MSNLSSRLKNRIGIYKKEHVNGKLGKTYEDILVKKVWAEIKFQSGNIVNGEGETEANNTRFKIRIRKTQIKSDYHIVYKGLVYEIEYIYPDFKKNSFMDIMAKLRTE
- a CDS encoding HK97 gp10 family phage protein, with the translated sequence MSLDQLSKDLLKLANGIKDGKETKKFLKKEGVKLKNKTISVAKSRVKKKTGNYIKGIKSGKVYEYKGAYACRTYSTAPHAHLIEYGHIKKDRTGKEHGFQRGYHVFTTAKKDFEDEFESDAEKFLDNLLINNGFK
- a CDS encoding DUF6838 family protein, yielding MTEFIDIQASIVEKLREYAPDIDTISSDIEEGFKRPCFYIDMLDTDINDLGNNFQEIEIEFDVLYFPEHQKKNQEELLKMRDILTKAFVRNKSIKIADDLITEAENVKLFEVDKILHCTFNVFIAEEYEREYEENMEDLKFKEEINGNE
- a CDS encoding phage tail sheath C-terminal domain-containing protein, with the translated sequence MATNNGLPKLSIEFKGLGVSAIARGEKGYAVLIVEDDTPGIQKQKYTTISDFGSDEQKKFDPENVLFIKDALEGAPLALYVFKLGTDGTFADLLNKIKGIIPRNSWITVQTSISENQNDLVTFVKGENKNNKKRYKAMAYKVTTADSMHVVNQTNEEVEFNDDRGIKSGEYALSYLLGFYAGLSMMMSGIAKPLKFKSVKEPEDLEEAISNGEHVLFNDEGEVRIARAVNSLVTTGEGVTEEMTHINTVEKMDLIFCDIYKAWNNSYKGKYPNILDNQMLLISSINGYFKSLAKDKILDPNFDNKSMIDIEEQRLANYSKWGEETVNSWDDSYAMKMTVGTKVFLKGNIKITGIMEDFFFDIFM
- a CDS encoding phage tail tube protein, which produces MANPRKNDYFNGNKGKLWVNGEEVVTVTKSKAVRKNKYEEIPAPTGDGTVRVKVGETIEFSGTFKFLGSENLDAFNESEDISLILANTNISGKITKRLKLDGVTFDEEVLIDFEKNKVAEIELSGQAETMEWLQEK
- a CDS encoding DUF2577 family protein; translated protein: MNYQLMLAKMFKANENKEIEFEACIGKVIKAPPETTISIWDGQVILYPHQLYMNDRLYDDYIRKFDIDGEITEITIQTASSNVDAGPGPHKHNHGTIEGKGKYKAVGTIINTDTLIVGDYVKVVPTEKGQKWFIDSKYRKVKE